A single window of Hymenobacter sp. APR13 DNA harbors:
- the lpcA gene encoding D-sedoheptulose 7-phosphate isomerase — MNTPVSLPDLIRAELTEARTVLDRFLADPANLTAIEQAARLMAGSLRQKGKILSCGNGGSLCDAQHFAEELTGRYRQNRPALGAIALTEASHMSCVANDFGYDHVFSRYVEALGRPGDVLLAISTSGNSPNVLRAAEAAKAAGMQVVGLTGKDGGQLAAVCDVEIRAPHHGYADRVQEIHIKAIHIMIMLIEQLVDEQGS; from the coding sequence GTGAACACCCCCGTTTCCCTCCCCGACCTCATCCGGGCGGAGCTGACCGAAGCCCGCACCGTGCTGGACCGTTTTCTGGCGGACCCCGCCAACCTCACGGCCATCGAGCAGGCTGCCCGCCTCATGGCTGGCAGCCTGCGCCAGAAAGGCAAAATCCTGAGCTGCGGCAACGGCGGCAGCCTCTGCGACGCCCAGCACTTTGCCGAGGAGCTTACTGGCCGCTACCGCCAGAACCGCCCCGCGCTGGGCGCCATTGCCCTGACGGAGGCCTCGCACATGAGCTGCGTGGCCAACGACTTCGGCTACGACCACGTCTTCAGCCGCTACGTGGAGGCCCTGGGCCGCCCCGGCGACGTGCTGCTGGCCATCAGTACCAGCGGCAACTCGCCCAACGTGCTGCGCGCCGCCGAAGCTGCCAAAGCGGCCGGCATGCAGGTAGTGGGCCTCACCGGCAAGGACGGCGGCCAGCTGGCCGCTGTCTGCGACGTGGAAATCCGGGCCCCGCACCACGGCTACGCCGACCGGGTGCAGGAAATCCACATCAAGGCCATTCACATCATGATTATGCTCATCGAGCAGCTGGTGGACGAACAGGGCAGCTAG
- a CDS encoding YifB family Mg chelatase-like AAA ATPase, giving the protein MLTKTFGSAVQGVNAYTITIEVVVSQGTNFYVVGLPDNAIKESQQRIEAALKFRGLRMPRTKVVVNMAPADIRKEGSAYDLPIALGILHASQQLSTEQLGEYIIMGEMALDGALRPIRGVLPIAIQARKEGFKGFILPRENAREAAIVNNLDIIPVDTMQEAIDFFEGRLAIEPLVMDTRDAFQLDANQYAADFADVQGQENIKRALEIAAAGGHNVIMIGPPGAGKTMLAKRLPTILPPLTIQEALETTKIHSVAGKLGANASLLGTRPFRAPHHTISDVALVGGGGNPQPGEISLAHNGVLFLDELPEFKRTVLEVMRQPLEERRVTISRAKVSIDFPANFMLIASMNPCPCGYYNHPEKECVCGPGVVQRYLNKVSGPLLDRIDLHVEVTPVTFDQMTETRKAESSQAIQRRVDAARQVQARRFQDFPDIHSNAMMPPQMVKDICAINDAGRTLLKTAMERLGLSARAYDRILKVARTIADLAKADEIQLPHLAEAIQYRSLDREGWAG; this is encoded by the coding sequence ATGCTTACCAAAACCTTCGGCTCGGCCGTGCAGGGAGTAAACGCTTATACCATTACCATTGAAGTAGTTGTATCGCAGGGCACCAATTTCTACGTGGTGGGTTTGCCCGATAACGCCATCAAGGAAAGCCAGCAGCGCATTGAGGCGGCCCTCAAGTTTCGGGGGCTGCGAATGCCGCGCACCAAAGTAGTCGTGAACATGGCCCCGGCCGATATCCGCAAGGAAGGCTCGGCCTACGACCTGCCCATTGCGCTGGGCATCCTGCACGCCTCGCAGCAGCTCAGCACCGAGCAACTGGGCGAGTACATCATCATGGGCGAAATGGCGCTGGATGGCGCCCTGCGGCCTATCAGAGGCGTGCTACCGATTGCCATTCAGGCCCGCAAAGAAGGCTTCAAGGGCTTCATCCTGCCCCGTGAGAATGCCCGCGAGGCCGCCATCGTCAACAACCTCGACATCATTCCGGTGGACACCATGCAGGAGGCCATCGACTTCTTTGAGGGCCGGCTGGCCATTGAGCCGCTGGTGATGGACACGCGTGACGCTTTTCAGCTCGACGCCAACCAGTATGCCGCCGACTTCGCCGACGTGCAGGGCCAGGAAAACATCAAGCGGGCTCTGGAAATAGCGGCGGCCGGTGGCCACAACGTCATCATGATCGGGCCGCCCGGCGCGGGCAAAACCATGCTGGCCAAGCGCCTGCCCACCATTCTGCCGCCGCTGACCATTCAGGAAGCCCTCGAAACCACCAAGATTCACTCGGTGGCCGGCAAGCTGGGCGCCAACGCCTCACTGCTGGGCACCCGTCCCTTCCGGGCCCCGCACCACACCATTTCCGACGTGGCGCTGGTGGGCGGCGGCGGCAACCCGCAGCCGGGCGAAATCTCGCTGGCCCACAACGGCGTGCTGTTTCTGGATGAGCTGCCGGAGTTCAAGCGCACGGTGCTGGAGGTGATGCGCCAGCCGCTGGAGGAGCGCCGCGTGACCATCTCGCGGGCCAAGGTCAGCATCGACTTCCCGGCCAACTTCATGCTGATTGCGAGCATGAACCCCTGCCCCTGCGGCTACTACAACCACCCCGAGAAAGAGTGCGTGTGCGGCCCCGGCGTGGTGCAGCGCTACCTCAACAAAGTCAGCGGCCCGCTCCTCGACCGGATTGACCTGCACGTGGAAGTCACGCCCGTTACGTTCGACCAGATGACGGAAACGCGCAAGGCCGAGAGCAGCCAGGCCATTCAGCGCCGCGTGGATGCCGCCCGGCAGGTGCAGGCGCGCCGCTTCCAGGATTTCCCCGACATCCACTCCAACGCTATGATGCCGCCCCAAATGGTGAAGGACATCTGCGCCATCAACGACGCCGGCCGCACGCTGCTCAAAACCGCCATGGAGCGCCTCGGCCTCTCGGCCCGCGCATACGACCGGATTCTGAAAGTGGCCCGCACCATCGCCGACTTGGCCAAAGCCGACGAAATTCAGCTGCCGCACCTGGCCGAAGCTATCCAATACCGCAGCCTCGACCGCGAAGGCTGGGCCGGCTGA
- a CDS encoding quinone-dependent dihydroorotate dehydrogenase produces MYKALLKPLLFQLDAEKAHHLVFDNLRRTHRVPGGAALLRGLYDFQHPDLEREVFGLRFRNPVGLAAGLDKNAELLPELGELGFGFVEIGTVTPRPQPGNPTPRLFRLPQDGALLNRMGFNNQGAAAAAERLRGPRPAGLIVGGNIGKNKDTPNEQAAHDYVACVEALHAVVDYFVVNVSSPNTPGLRQLQEREPLIRLLQQVQERNATLPSPRPLLLKIAPDLTDAQLDDILLIARETQLSGLVATNTTISRNGLQTPASHVQSLGAGGLSGRPLRQRATEVVRYLHQHSKGALPIIGVGGIHSPEDAQEKLAAGASLVQLYSGFVYEGPSLIKRINQALVK; encoded by the coding sequence ATGTACAAAGCCCTACTCAAGCCCCTGCTCTTTCAGCTCGACGCAGAAAAAGCGCATCATCTGGTGTTCGATAACCTACGGCGCACCCACCGGGTGCCGGGCGGGGCCGCGCTGCTGCGCGGGCTCTACGACTTTCAGCATCCGGATCTGGAGCGGGAGGTGTTCGGGCTGCGGTTTCGCAACCCGGTGGGGCTGGCCGCCGGCCTCGACAAAAACGCCGAGCTGCTGCCGGAGCTGGGCGAGCTGGGCTTCGGGTTCGTGGAAATCGGGACGGTGACGCCGCGGCCGCAGCCTGGCAACCCCACGCCGCGCCTGTTCCGGCTGCCGCAGGACGGGGCGCTGCTCAACCGTATGGGCTTCAACAACCAGGGCGCCGCCGCCGCCGCCGAGCGCCTGCGCGGCCCGCGTCCGGCCGGCCTGATTGTGGGTGGCAACATCGGCAAGAACAAGGACACGCCCAACGAGCAGGCGGCCCACGACTACGTGGCCTGCGTGGAGGCGCTACACGCCGTGGTCGACTACTTCGTGGTGAACGTGTCGTCGCCGAATACGCCGGGGCTGCGGCAGCTGCAGGAGCGCGAGCCGCTGATCCGGCTGCTACAGCAGGTGCAGGAGCGCAACGCCACGCTGCCCTCGCCCCGCCCGCTGCTGCTCAAAATAGCCCCCGACCTCACCGACGCCCAGCTCGACGACATCCTGCTGATAGCCCGCGAAACCCAGCTCAGCGGCCTCGTGGCTACTAACACCACCATCAGCCGCAACGGGCTGCAAACGCCCGCCAGCCACGTGCAGAGCCTGGGCGCCGGCGGCCTGAGCGGCCGCCCGCTGCGCCAGCGCGCCACGGAGGTGGTGCGCTACCTGCATCAGCACAGCAAGGGCGCACTGCCCATTATCGGGGTGGGCGGCATTCACTCACCCGAGGACGCGCAGGAAAAGCTGGCGGCCGGCGCCTCGCTGGTGCAGCTGTACAGCGGCTTCGTGTACGAAGGCCCCAGCCTGATCAAACGCATCAACCAAGCGCTGGTGAAGTAG